A part of Podarcis muralis chromosome 13, rPodMur119.hap1.1, whole genome shotgun sequence genomic DNA contains:
- the LOC114582816 gene encoding uncharacterized protein LOC114582816 — protein MEESCRTPRNSPPQDDKAAPTGFAPRISEAMAEYLVNTVAGTAKMVQASVEAQKSAQLACFHAEQSLAQARLSYMAARGLAERLLGFLNPPDYQGLFQLLTEPPLPYSEFCTIIRRTENALLHPVLKCKPGFPARREPSPGSEFTCPPDLSDDGLQGGGHDFRCFISSCACERQDVDCTEEEEGLSLQIRGRNPSRHKQVETVLLEDQMGYVTQRRPRRSPSAGVEGLSPLVSEQDLNTIQPLICCPSRQGGPGKFLSKVSRRKDPPQPENSDSDTDQPEALSEDT, from the exons ATGGAAGAGAGCTGTCGCACCCCCAGGAACAGCCCTCCTCAGGACGATAAAGCTGCCCCAACTGGCTTTGCACCCAGAATATCGGAGGCCATGGCTGAGTACTTGGTGAACACTGTGGCCGGCACTGCCAAAATGGTCCAGGCTTCTGTGGAAGCGCAAAAGTCTGCTCAG CTCGCTTGTTTCCATGCAGAACAGTCCCTGGCCCAGGCCCGGCTGAGCTACATGGCAGCCCGGGGGTTGGCCGAGCGACTTTTGGGGTTCCTGAACCCCCCTGACTACCAAGGGCTCTTCCAGCTCCTGACAGAGCCCCCGTTACCCTATTCTGAATTCTGCACCATCATCCGACGTACAGAAAATG CACTCCTGCACCCTGTTCTGAAGTGCAAGCCAGGATTCCCAGCCAGAAGAGAACCCAGCCCAGGCTCTGAATTCACCTGTCC ACCAGACCTTAGCGATGATGGCCTTCAAGGAGGGGGTCATGACTTCCGGTGCTTCATATCCTCTTGTGCCTGTGAAAGA caGGATGTGGACtgcacagaggaagaggagggtctGTCTCTGCAGATTCGAGGGCGAAACCCCTCACGCCATAAGCAA GTGGAGACTGTGCTTCTGGAAGATCAGATGGGGTATGTGACCCAGCGCCGGCCCCGAAGGTCCCCCTCGGCTGGCGTGGAGGGGCTTTCTCCCCTAGTATCTGAGCAGGACCTCAACACCATTCAG CCCCTGATCTGCTGCCCGTCCCGCCAGGGTGGGCCAGGCAAGTTCCTGAGCAAAGTGTCTCGGCGCAAGGATCCGCCTCAGCCAGAGAATTCGGACAGCGACACCGACCAGCCAGAGGCTTTGTCTGAGGACACCTGA
- the TAOK2 gene encoding serine/threonine-protein kinase TAO2 isoform X1: MPSNARAGSLKDPEVAELFFKDDPEKLFVDLREIGHGSFGAVYFARDIRNNEVVAIKKMSYSGKQSNEKWQDIIKEVKFLQKLRHPNTIEYKGCYLREHTAWLVMEYCLGSASDLLEVHKKPLQEVEIAAITHGALQGLAYLHSHNMIHRDVKAGNILLTEPGQVKLGDFGSASIIAPANSFVGTPYWMAPEVILAMDEGQYDGKVDVWSLGITCIELAERKPPLFNMNAMSALYHIAQNDSPLLQSSHWSEYFRNFVDSCLQKIPQDRPTSDVLLKHRFLLRERPQTVIMDLIQRTKDAVRELDNLQYRKMKKILFQEAQNGPNAEAPEEEEEVEQFLHRTGTINSMESSHSVPSMSISASSQSSSVNSLADASDDDDGAEIAMMQEGEHTVTSNSSVIHRLPGHDNLYDDPYQPEMEPQSSSSAARRRAYCRNRDHFATIRTASLVTRQIQEHEQDSALRDQMSGYKRMRRQHQKQLLALENKLRAELDEHQLRLDKELEAHRSNFSAEAEKLAKKHQAIFEKEAKAALAEEKKFQQHILGQQKKELGNLLESQKRQYKLRKEQLKEELQENQSTPKREKQEWLLRQKENMQHYQAEEEANLLRRQRQYFELQCRQYKRKMLLARHNLDQDLLREELNKKQTQKDLECAMLLRQHESTQELEFRHLHTVQRTRTELTRLQHQTELSNQLEYNKRREQELRQKHAMEVRQQPKSLKVGATYTPPCCQWCPDGQDARGLEPGQGHPGVVEMDTNEDGSLEPLQDHLCGPSPCDCAARVQKCPADAESKCPHFGPLDSRGCESAVSESGSPCHDDLGRCKPIGEVLEPTQGVVVDTGIKCPNLLGKCSHEMGVLEPELDFHGHVVLEYGLEEEEDLELDAVRIGGLVQDWSQKGVGDLDEQGLEALVPESKRPGDVKPDWQCLASEIPDGQEAAALEQRQECLWLNGKDEEVLDLDRKEGWIPDFGETSLKQQEHCGEGVADLEVSQRFFGVRDHFGEGSGVLLSVRGRPGVPEPDGQEADKLDPFTCEGNLYLHALPTVLEEGALRGPGDGCPAPEDPYSQQASSKARPVPPPVAAMLPHALCVVLALLVSAYPCAPTLLLLLAALWAQGGGFQDILLALEGALVGLGVTYTLLHSVFLLSGASFLLLAKMAGAVGVVGLSASRERLYVPVILLASYLLASPWLFLPLYLLGALARHSLRGFPRRARRFWLLALLRLPRPAFRILQRLGLVTEQGLFRLFPKTNKGGFRSRIPVLSRQRQPSLPWHRKAAALLAKPICSINKILTEVICAQLPPSALHCLKGLHVLREERPSRIPRLTARPRGHSVGSARRISRRRSVQGSQPARRPWR; the protein is encoded by the exons ATGCCGTCTAATGCCCGGGCTGGCAGCTTGAAGGACCCCGAGGTGGCTGAATTGTTCTTCAAGGATGACCCCGAAAAGCTCTTTGTGGACCTGAGGGAGATTGGTCATGGCAGCTTCGGAGCAGTCTACTTT GCCCGAGACATACGTAACAATGAAGTGGTGGCCATCAAGAAAATGTCCTACAGTGGGAAGCAGTCTAACGAG AAATGGCAGGATATTATCAAAGAGGTGAAGTTTCTGCAAAAGCTGCGGCACCCGAACACCATTGAATACAAGGGCTGCTATCTACGGGAACATACAGCATGG CTGGTGATGGAGTACTGCCTGGGCTCTGCCTCGGACTTGCTGGAAG TGCACAAGAAACCGCTGCAGGAAGTAGAGATTGCAGCCATAACACACGGTGCCCTGCAGGGGCTTGCATACCTGCATTCGCACAACATGATCCACAG AGATGTGAAAGCTGGGAATATCCTGCTGACTGAGCCAGGACAAGTGAAACTGGGGGACTTTGGCTCGGCCTCCATCATTGCTCCCGCTAACTCCTTTGTTGGCACCCCATACTG GATGGCTCCCGAGGTGATCCTAGCCATGGATGAGGGGCAGTACGACGGCAAGGTGGATGTCTGGTCACTTGGCATCACGTGCATCGAACTTG CGGAGCGCAAACCACCCCTCTTTAACATGAATGCTATGAGTGCCTTATACCACATCGCCCAGAATGATTCTCCGCTGCTCCAGTCCAGTCACTG GTCTGAATATTTCCGGAACTTTGTGGATTCGTGCCTGCAGAAGATCCCCCAGGACCGCCCAACCTCTGATGTGCTGCTCAAG CATCGCTTCCTCTTGAGGGAACGTCCCCAGACAGTTATCATGGACCTGATCCAGCGAACCAAGGATGCTGTGCGGGAGCTGGACAACCTGCAGTACCGCAAGATGAAGAAAATCCTTTTCCAGGAGGCACAGAATGGCCCAAATGCAGAGGcaccagaagaggaggag GAGGTGGAGCAGTTTCTCCACCGTACAGGCACCATCAACAGCATGGAGAGTAGCCATTCGGTGCCCAGCATGTCCATCAGCGCTAGCAGCCAGAGCAGCAGCGTCAACAGCCTGGCGGATGCCTCTGATGACGATGATGGGGCTGAGATTGCCATGATGCAGGAAGGCGAGCACACAGTCACCTCCAACAGCTCCGTCATCCATCGCCTTCCG GGCCACGACAACCTGTACGATGACCCGTACCAGCCTGAGATGGAGCCCCAGAGCTCATCATCAGCTGCCCGGCGCCGTGCCTACTGCCGCAACCGAGACCACTTTGCGACCATCCGTACAGCTTCTCTG GTGACTCGCCAGATCCAGGAGCACGAGCAAGACTCGGCGCTGCGGGACCAGATGAGCGGCTACAAGCGGATGCGGCGCCAGCACCAGAAGCAgctgctggctctggagaacaagCTCCGGGCGGAGCTGGACGAGCACCAGCTGCGGCTCGACAAGGAGCTGGAGGCCCATCGCAGCAACTTCTCTGCTGAGGCTGAGAAACTGGCCAAGAAGCACCAAGCTATATTTGAGAAGGAG GCAAAGGCAGCCCTGGCTGAGGAGAAGAAGTTTCAGCAACATATCTTGGGCCAGCAGAAAAAGGAGTTGGGCAACTTGCTGGAGTCGCAGAAGCGGCAGTATAAGCTACGCAAGGAGCAACTTAAAGAG GAGCTGCAGGAGAATCAGAGCACACCCAAGCGGGAGAAGCAAGAGTGGCTGCTGAGGCAGAAGGAGAACATGCAGCACTACCAAGCAGAGGAAGAGGCCAACCTTCTGCGCCGCCAGCGGCAGTACTTTGAGCTGCAGTGCCGCCAGTACAAGCGCAAGATGCTGCTGGCCCGCCACAACTTGGACCAGGACCTGTTGCGAGAG GAGCTGAACAAAAAGCAGACCCAGAAGGACCTGGAGTGCGCCATGCTTCTGCGCCAGCACGAATCCACGCAGGAACTGGAGTTCCGGCACCTGCACACCGTCCAGCGCACCCGCACAGAGCTCACCCGCCTGCAGCACCAAACAGAGCTCTCCAACCAGCTGGAGTACAACAAGCGCCGGGAGCAGGAGCTGCGCCAGAAACACGCCATGGAGGTCCGGCAGCAGCCTAAGAGCCTCAAAGTAGGTGCTACCTACACCCCGCCTTGCTGCCAGTGGTGCCCTGACGGGCAGGATGCAAGGggtctggagccagggcaggggcaCCCAGGGGTTGTGGAAATGGACACAAATGAGGACGGAAGTCTAGAGCCCTTGCAGGACCACTTGTGTGGGCCTAGTCCCTGTGACTGTGCCGCCAGGGTTCAGAAATGCCCGGCAGATGCAGAATCTAAATGCCCACACTTTGGGCCACTAGACTCAAGAGGATGTGAATCGGCTGTTTCAGAGTCTGGTAGCCCTTGTCATGATGATCTAGGCCGATGCAAACCTATTGGAGAGGTTCTGGAGCCAACTCAGGGTGTTGTTGTAGACACAGGAATAAAATGTCCCAACCTTTTAGGGAAGTGTAGCCATGAAATGGGGGTTCTGGAGCCAGAGCTAGACTTTCATGGGCATGTGGTTTTAGAGTAtggcctggaggaggaggaggacctagaACTGGATGCAGTGCGTATTGGGGGTCTTGTACAGGACTGGTCGCAAAAGGGGGTTGGAGATCTGGATGAGCAGGGTTTGGAGGCCTTGGTGCCTGAATCAAAGCGTCCTGGGGACGTAAAGCCTGATTGGCAATGCCTGGCAAGCGAAATTCCAGATGggcaggaagctgctgctttAGAGCAGAGACAGGAGTGCCTTTGGCTCAATGGGAAGGACGAGGAAGTCCTGGATCTAGACAGAAAAGAAGGTTGGATTCCAGATTTCGGTGAAACAAGCTTGAAACAGCAAGAACACTGTGGAGAGGGAGTTGCTGATCTAGAAGTAAGCCAGAGGTTTTTTGGAGTGCGGGATCACTTTGGAGAGGGCTCTGGGGTTCTGTTGTCCGTTCGGGGGCGGCCAGGCGTTCCAGAGCCTGATGGGCAAGAGGCTGATAAGCTGGATCCATTCACATGTGAAGGCAATTTATACTTGCATGCCTTACCCACTGTCCTCGAAGAGGGGGCCCTGCGAGGCCCGGGAGATGGctgcccagcccctgaagacCCCTACAGCCAGCAGGCCAGCAGCAAAGCCCGCCCTGTCCCACCTCCCGTGGCAGCCATGCTGCCCCATGCTCTCTGCGTGGTCTTGGCACTGCTAGTCTCTGCCTACCCATGTGCGCCAACTCTCTTGCTGCTCCTCGCTGCACTGTGGGCGCAGGGTGGTGGGTTTCAGGATATCCTCCTGGCCCTTGAAGGAGCTCTAGTGGGCCTGGGGGTTACGTACACCTTGTTGCACTCTGTCTTCCTCCTTTCCGGAGCGTCCTTTCTCCTCCTGGCCAAGATGGCGGGGGCAGTGGGTGTGGTGGGGCTGAGTGCCAGTAGGGAGCGCCTGTACGTTCCTGTCATCCTCCTGGCTTCCTACCTGTTAGCTTCTCCCTGGCTGTTCCTGCCCCTTTACCTCTTGGGGGCACTTGCACGGCACAGCCTGAGGGGATTCCCCCGCCGCGCCCGCCGCTTCTGGCTCCTGGCCCTGCTCCGTCTCCCGCGCCCGGCTTTCCGCATCCTCCAGCGCCTGGGGCTGGTCACCGAGCAGGGGCTGTTCCGCCTCTTCCCCAAAACCAACAAAGGCGGCTTCCGCAGCCGCATCCCGGTGCTGTCCCGCCAGCGCCAGCCGTCCCTGCCCTGGCACCGCAAGGCCGCGGCCCTTCTTGCCAAGCCGATTTGCAGCATCAACAAGATCCTCACGGAGGTGATTTGTGCTCAGCTGCCGCCTTCGGCCCTGCATTGCCTCAAGGGGCTGCATGTCTTGCGAGAGGAAAGGCCTTCCCGCATCCCCCGCCTGACAGCCAGGCCCCGGGGGCATTCTGTGGGGTCAGCGAGGCGCATTAGTAGGAGAAGAAGTGTGCAAGGAAGCCAGCCTGCCAGGAGACCCTGGAGATAA
- the TAOK2 gene encoding serine/threonine-protein kinase TAO2 isoform X2 produces the protein MPSNARAGSLKDPEVAELFFKDDPEKLFVDLREIGHGSFGAVYFARDIRNNEVVAIKKMSYSGKQSNEKWQDIIKEVKFLQKLRHPNTIEYKGCYLREHTAWLVMEYCLGSASDLLEVHKKPLQEVEIAAITHGALQGLAYLHSHNMIHRDVKAGNILLTEPGQVKLGDFGSASIIAPANSFVGTPYWMAPEVILAMDEGQYDGKVDVWSLGITCIELAERKPPLFNMNAMSALYHIAQNDSPLLQSSHWSEYFRNFVDSCLQKIPQDRPTSDVLLKHRFLLRERPQTVIMDLIQRTKDAVRELDNLQYRKMKKILFQEAQNGPNAEAPEEEEEVEQFLHRTGTINSMESSHSVPSMSISASSQSSSVNSLADASDDDDGAEIAMMQEGEHTVTSNSSVIHRLPGHDNLYDDPYQPEMEPQSSSSAARRRAYCRNRDHFATIRTASLVTRQIQEHEQDSALRDQMSGYKRMRRQHQKQLLALENKLRAELDEHQLRLDKELEAHRSNFSAEAEKLAKKHQAIFEKEAKAALAEEKKFQQHILGQQKKELGNLLESQKRQYKLRKEQLKEELQENQSTPKREKQEWLLRQKENMQHYQAEEEANLLRRQRQYFELQCRQYKRKMLLARHNLDQDLLREELNKKQTQKDLECAMLLRQHESTQELEFRHLHTVQRTRTELTRLQHQTELSNQLEYNKRREQELRQKHAMEVRQQPKSLKSKELQIKKQFQDTCKIQTRQYKALRNHLLETTPKSEHKGILKRLKDEQTRKLAILAEQYDHSINEMLSTQALRLDETQEAEYQVLRMQLQQELELLNAYQSKIKIHTEAQHEREIKELEQRVSIRRALLEQRIEEEMLALQNERSDRIRSLLERQAREIEAFDSESMRLGFSNMALTGIPAEAFNQGYTAPPQPWPSRPVPRSGSHWSHGVQNTAGAPHAWRQPPMLAPPPSAWLHPPSSSPSSSSSSTSSAPGGRSNVVMLRNSPQPLRRTASGGQSDQGISRSASVTSHILNGSHFSYS, from the exons ATGCCGTCTAATGCCCGGGCTGGCAGCTTGAAGGACCCCGAGGTGGCTGAATTGTTCTTCAAGGATGACCCCGAAAAGCTCTTTGTGGACCTGAGGGAGATTGGTCATGGCAGCTTCGGAGCAGTCTACTTT GCCCGAGACATACGTAACAATGAAGTGGTGGCCATCAAGAAAATGTCCTACAGTGGGAAGCAGTCTAACGAG AAATGGCAGGATATTATCAAAGAGGTGAAGTTTCTGCAAAAGCTGCGGCACCCGAACACCATTGAATACAAGGGCTGCTATCTACGGGAACATACAGCATGG CTGGTGATGGAGTACTGCCTGGGCTCTGCCTCGGACTTGCTGGAAG TGCACAAGAAACCGCTGCAGGAAGTAGAGATTGCAGCCATAACACACGGTGCCCTGCAGGGGCTTGCATACCTGCATTCGCACAACATGATCCACAG AGATGTGAAAGCTGGGAATATCCTGCTGACTGAGCCAGGACAAGTGAAACTGGGGGACTTTGGCTCGGCCTCCATCATTGCTCCCGCTAACTCCTTTGTTGGCACCCCATACTG GATGGCTCCCGAGGTGATCCTAGCCATGGATGAGGGGCAGTACGACGGCAAGGTGGATGTCTGGTCACTTGGCATCACGTGCATCGAACTTG CGGAGCGCAAACCACCCCTCTTTAACATGAATGCTATGAGTGCCTTATACCACATCGCCCAGAATGATTCTCCGCTGCTCCAGTCCAGTCACTG GTCTGAATATTTCCGGAACTTTGTGGATTCGTGCCTGCAGAAGATCCCCCAGGACCGCCCAACCTCTGATGTGCTGCTCAAG CATCGCTTCCTCTTGAGGGAACGTCCCCAGACAGTTATCATGGACCTGATCCAGCGAACCAAGGATGCTGTGCGGGAGCTGGACAACCTGCAGTACCGCAAGATGAAGAAAATCCTTTTCCAGGAGGCACAGAATGGCCCAAATGCAGAGGcaccagaagaggaggag GAGGTGGAGCAGTTTCTCCACCGTACAGGCACCATCAACAGCATGGAGAGTAGCCATTCGGTGCCCAGCATGTCCATCAGCGCTAGCAGCCAGAGCAGCAGCGTCAACAGCCTGGCGGATGCCTCTGATGACGATGATGGGGCTGAGATTGCCATGATGCAGGAAGGCGAGCACACAGTCACCTCCAACAGCTCCGTCATCCATCGCCTTCCG GGCCACGACAACCTGTACGATGACCCGTACCAGCCTGAGATGGAGCCCCAGAGCTCATCATCAGCTGCCCGGCGCCGTGCCTACTGCCGCAACCGAGACCACTTTGCGACCATCCGTACAGCTTCTCTG GTGACTCGCCAGATCCAGGAGCACGAGCAAGACTCGGCGCTGCGGGACCAGATGAGCGGCTACAAGCGGATGCGGCGCCAGCACCAGAAGCAgctgctggctctggagaacaagCTCCGGGCGGAGCTGGACGAGCACCAGCTGCGGCTCGACAAGGAGCTGGAGGCCCATCGCAGCAACTTCTCTGCTGAGGCTGAGAAACTGGCCAAGAAGCACCAAGCTATATTTGAGAAGGAG GCAAAGGCAGCCCTGGCTGAGGAGAAGAAGTTTCAGCAACATATCTTGGGCCAGCAGAAAAAGGAGTTGGGCAACTTGCTGGAGTCGCAGAAGCGGCAGTATAAGCTACGCAAGGAGCAACTTAAAGAG GAGCTGCAGGAGAATCAGAGCACACCCAAGCGGGAGAAGCAAGAGTGGCTGCTGAGGCAGAAGGAGAACATGCAGCACTACCAAGCAGAGGAAGAGGCCAACCTTCTGCGCCGCCAGCGGCAGTACTTTGAGCTGCAGTGCCGCCAGTACAAGCGCAAGATGCTGCTGGCCCGCCACAACTTGGACCAGGACCTGTTGCGAGAG GAGCTGAACAAAAAGCAGACCCAGAAGGACCTGGAGTGCGCCATGCTTCTGCGCCAGCACGAATCCACGCAGGAACTGGAGTTCCGGCACCTGCACACCGTCCAGCGCACCCGCACAGAGCTCACCCGCCTGCAGCACCAAACAGAGCTCTCCAACCAGCTGGAGTACAACAAGCGCCGGGAGCAGGAGCTGCGCCAGAAACACGCCATGGAGGTCCGGCAGCAGCCTAAGAGCCTCAAA TCCAAGGAGCTGCAAATTAAAAAGCAGTTCCAGGACACCTGCAAGATCCAGACAAGACAATACAAGGCCCTCCGCAACCACCTCTTGGAGACCACCCCGAAGAGCGAGCACAAAGGCATCCTCAAGCGCCTGAAGGACGAGCAGACCCGCAAGCTGGCCATCCTAGCTGAGCAGTACGACCACAGCATCAATGAAATGCTCTCCACCCAGGCC cttcGGTTGGACGAGACGCAGGAGGCAGAATACCAGGTCCTGCGGATGCAGCTGCAGCAAGAGCTGGAGCTGCTCAACGCCTATCAGAGCAAAATCAAGATCCACACAGAGGCGCAGCATGAACGGGAGATCAAGGAGCTGGAGCAGAGGGTATCCATCCGCCGGGCACTGCTGGAGCAAAGG ATCGAAGAGGAGATGTTGGCCTTGCAGAATGAGCGATCTGACCGCATCCGGAGCCTCTTGGAGCGCCAAGCCCGGGAGATTGAGGCCTTCGACTCGGAGAGCATGCGCCTGGGCTTCAGCAACATGGCGCTCACAGGCATTCCAGCTGAAGCCTTCAACCAAGGCTACACTGCCCCCCCTCAGCCCTGGCCCTCCCGCCCCGTCCCCCGCAGCGGCTCCCACTGGAGCCACGGCGTCCAGAACACAGCTGGGGCCCCCCACGCGTGGCGGCAGCCCCCCATGCTTGCCCCGCCCCCTTCGGCTTGGCtccaccctccttcctcctccccttcctcctcctcctcctccacgtcATCCGCCCCTGGGGGCCGCTCCAATGTGGTCATGCTGAGGAACAGCCCCCAGCCGCTGCGGCGCACAGCTTCTGGAGGCCAGTCGGACCAGGGCATCAGCCGCTCGGCCAGCGTCACCTCCCACATCCTCAACGGGTCGCACTTCTCCTACTCGTGA